Proteins encoded together in one Chitinophaga varians window:
- the carB gene encoding carbamoyl-phosphate synthase large subunit codes for MPKDSSIKSVLIIGSGPIIIGQACEFDYSGSQAARSLREEGIKVILINSNPATIMTDPMMADKVYLLPLTVESIEQILEENQIDAVLPTMGGQTALNLCKEVDELGVWEKYNVRLIGVDIKAIDKAEDREQFRQWMIQIGIPVAPAKTANSFLEGKEFAQEIGFPLVIRPSFTLGGTGGGFVHSKDELDEALDRGLKASPIHEVLVEKAVLGWKEYELELLRDKNDNVVIICTVENLDPMGIHTGDSITVAPAMTLSDTAFQDMRNKAMLMMRDLGNFAGGCNVQFSLNPETEELIAIEINPRVSRSSALASKATGYPIAKIAAKLAIGYTLDELENQITKTTSAFFEPALDYVIVKMPRWNFDKFKGADDTLGLQMKSVGEVMAIGRTFPEALQKACQSLENDALGLGYYGKSLMKSEQLIEKLKRPTWDRIFRIKDALMAGASVKHIHQQTYIDRWFLHQIQDIVNLEKQLGEHDLESVPADMLRDAKKMGFSDAQLAVIFGNCEEHEVYEKRKANNIVRTYKMVDTCSAEFEAKTPYFYSTFDTENESKVTDRKKIIVLGSGPNRIGQGIEFDYCCTHGLQAIQDCGYEAIMVNCNPETVSTDFDMADKLYFEPVFWEHLWEIIELEKPEGVIVQLGGQTALKLAKRLEEKGVKIIGTSFDNMDIAEDRGRFSDMLKDLGIPYPKYGTAYNTDDAIEVAKEVGYPVLVRPSYVLGGQRMRIVINEEELEQSVLSLLRHLPGNKILIDHFLDRCQEAEIDGIFDGTDFHVMGVMEHIEPAGIHSGDSHALLPAFNLTPIEVTTMEYYAEKIARALNIRGLINIQFAIKGGQVYVIEANPRASRTTPFIAKAYQVPYLNIATKVMIGDKKLKDFKIEKKLTGFAIKEPVFSFNKFPGVNKELGPEMKSTGEAIRFIKDLRDPYFRQLYKEKSMYLSK; via the coding sequence ATGCCAAAAGACTCATCTATCAAATCTGTCCTCATTATCGGATCTGGTCCCATTATTATTGGTCAGGCTTGCGAATTTGACTATTCTGGTTCCCAGGCAGCACGTTCGTTGCGGGAAGAAGGAATTAAAGTGATTTTGATTAATTCCAACCCGGCTACCATCATGACGGACCCTATGATGGCCGATAAGGTTTATTTGCTCCCATTAACTGTGGAAAGCATTGAGCAGATTCTGGAAGAAAACCAGATTGATGCCGTATTACCTACCATGGGTGGTCAAACAGCACTGAACCTTTGTAAAGAGGTAGATGAGCTGGGAGTTTGGGAAAAGTATAATGTTCGCCTGATCGGGGTAGACATTAAAGCGATCGACAAAGCGGAAGACCGTGAACAGTTCCGCCAGTGGATGATCCAGATCGGTATCCCTGTAGCGCCTGCGAAAACAGCTAACTCTTTCCTGGAAGGTAAGGAGTTTGCACAGGAAATCGGTTTCCCGCTGGTGATCCGTCCTTCTTTTACCCTTGGTGGTACCGGTGGCGGTTTTGTACACAGCAAAGACGAGCTGGACGAAGCGCTGGACCGTGGCCTGAAGGCTTCTCCCATCCACGAAGTGCTGGTAGAGAAAGCAGTATTGGGCTGGAAGGAATACGAACTGGAACTGCTGCGTGATAAAAATGACAACGTCGTTATCATCTGTACCGTGGAAAACCTGGACCCGATGGGTATCCATACAGGAGACTCCATTACAGTGGCCCCAGCCATGACCCTGAGCGATACCGCTTTCCAGGACATGCGTAACAAAGCCATGCTGATGATGCGCGACCTGGGCAATTTCGCCGGTGGTTGTAACGTACAGTTCTCCCTCAATCCTGAAACAGAAGAACTGATCGCAATTGAGATCAACCCGCGCGTAAGCCGCTCTTCCGCACTGGCATCCAAAGCAACCGGTTATCCTATCGCGAAAATCGCTGCCAAACTGGCTATCGGTTATACCCTCGACGAGCTGGAAAACCAGATCACCAAAACCACTTCCGCTTTCTTTGAGCCGGCGCTGGACTACGTGATCGTAAAAATGCCACGCTGGAACTTCGACAAATTCAAAGGCGCAGACGACACACTGGGCCTGCAGATGAAATCAGTAGGTGAAGTAATGGCTATCGGCCGCACTTTCCCTGAAGCCCTGCAGAAAGCCTGCCAGAGCCTCGAGAACGATGCGCTCGGCCTCGGCTACTACGGCAAGTCGCTGATGAAGTCTGAACAACTCATCGAAAAACTGAAACGTCCAACCTGGGACCGCATCTTCCGTATTAAAGATGCCCTGATGGCCGGCGCTTCTGTAAAACATATTCACCAGCAGACTTACATTGACCGCTGGTTCCTGCACCAGATACAGGATATCGTGAATCTGGAAAAACAACTCGGAGAACATGACCTGGAAAGCGTTCCAGCTGATATGCTGAGAGACGCCAAAAAAATGGGCTTCTCAGATGCCCAGCTGGCGGTGATCTTCGGCAACTGTGAAGAACACGAAGTATACGAAAAGAGAAAAGCGAACAACATTGTACGTACCTATAAAATGGTAGATACCTGCAGTGCTGAGTTTGAAGCGAAAACACCGTACTTCTATTCAACTTTTGATACAGAGAACGAAAGCAAGGTAACCGACCGCAAAAAAATCATCGTACTGGGTTCCGGTCCGAACAGGATTGGCCAGGGTATTGAGTTCGACTACTGCTGTACCCATGGTCTGCAGGCCATCCAGGATTGCGGCTATGAAGCAATCATGGTAAACTGTAACCCTGAAACTGTATCTACCGACTTCGACATGGCAGACAAACTGTACTTCGAGCCGGTATTCTGGGAGCACCTGTGGGAAATCATCGAGCTGGAAAAACCTGAAGGGGTGATCGTTCAGCTGGGTGGCCAGACAGCGCTGAAACTGGCGAAACGCCTGGAAGAAAAAGGGGTTAAGATCATTGGTACTTCCTTCGATAACATGGATATCGCAGAAGACCGTGGCCGTTTCTCCGACATGCTGAAAGACCTGGGTATTCCTTATCCGAAATATGGTACTGCCTATAATACTGACGACGCTATCGAAGTAGCGAAAGAAGTAGGTTATCCGGTACTGGTGCGTCCGTCCTACGTATTGGGCGGCCAGCGTATGCGTATCGTGATCAACGAAGAAGAACTGGAACAATCAGTATTAAGCCTGCTGCGTCACCTGCCGGGCAACAAGATCCTGATCGACCACTTCCTGGACCGTTGCCAGGAGGCTGAAATTGACGGTATCTTCGACGGTACAGACTTCCACGTAATGGGCGTGATGGAACATATTGAGCCTGCCGGCATCCACAGTGGTGACAGCCATGCGCTGCTGCCAGCCTTCAACCTCACACCGATTGAAGTGACTACCATGGAGTACTACGCAGAGAAGATTGCCCGCGCACTGAATATCCGTGGTTTGATCAACATCCAGTTTGCGATTAAAGGCGGACAGGTATATGTAATTGAAGCCAACCCACGTGCTTCCCGTACTACACCGTTCATCGCCAAAGCCTACCAGGTGCCTTACCTGAACATCGCTACCAAAGTGATGATCGGGGATAAGAAACTGAAAGACTTCAAAATTGAAAAGAAACTGACTGGCTTTGCCATCAAAGAACCAGTGTTCTCCTTCAATAAATTCCCGGGCGTAAACAAAGAGTTAGGCCCTGAAATGAAGTCCACTGGTGAAGCTATCCGCTTTATCAAAGACCTGAGGGACCCTTACTTCCGTCAGTTGTATAAAGAGAAGAGCATGTACCTGTCTAAATAA
- a CDS encoding DUF692 family multinuclear iron-containing protein, with product MYPFTLTGHTSRLYEKTIPRLGVGLLYNPSLELYLDSQPSCCDYVEIIPDMFWSDLGNGHPHRFEEIDSWMAVLQKLADSYPLTAHNISYSLGSAGVFDMAYLRKMEEWHQRYSFVWHSDHLSFVKVHDENGQEHNAGMAVPVPYDYEVLDMIDGRINAISRSIRAPFLVENNVCFIDLPDQELSETAFLNELSKDTSCGLLLDIHNVYTNAVNHGFDARSFITGLDLDKVVEIHIAGGNEMAGMYTDSHAGPCPEAVWELLEYTLPLVPNLCGITFEFHESYFHLLQFEGVTRELNRAKAVWNQYHI from the coding sequence ATGTACCCCTTCACACTTACCGGCCACACCAGCCGGTTATACGAAAAAACCATCCCCAGGCTGGGCGTAGGTTTGTTGTATAATCCTTCCCTGGAGCTATACCTCGACAGCCAGCCTTCCTGCTGCGACTATGTGGAAATCATCCCTGACATGTTCTGGTCAGACCTCGGCAACGGCCACCCTCACCGCTTTGAAGAAATAGACAGCTGGATGGCCGTACTCCAAAAACTAGCTGACAGTTATCCGCTCACCGCCCACAATATCTCCTATTCACTGGGCAGCGCCGGCGTCTTCGATATGGCCTACCTGCGCAAAATGGAAGAATGGCACCAGCGCTACTCCTTTGTGTGGCACAGCGACCATCTCTCTTTCGTGAAAGTACACGATGAAAACGGGCAGGAACACAATGCCGGCATGGCCGTACCCGTGCCATACGACTACGAAGTGCTGGATATGATCGATGGCCGTATCAACGCCATCAGCCGCAGCATCAGAGCCCCTTTCCTGGTAGAGAACAACGTCTGCTTCATTGACCTCCCCGATCAGGAACTTTCCGAAACAGCTTTCCTCAACGAATTATCGAAAGACACCTCCTGCGGATTGTTGCTCGATATCCATAACGTATATACGAACGCCGTAAACCACGGCTTTGATGCCCGTAGCTTCATCACCGGACTGGACCTCGACAAAGTGGTGGAAATCCATATCGCCGGCGGCAATGAAATGGCGGGCATGTACACCGACTCCCACGCAGGGCCCTGCCCCGAAGCGGTGTGGGAACTGCTCGAGTATACGTTACCGTTAGTACCCAATCTTTGCGGCATCACCTTTGAATTTCATGAATCCTATTTTCACCTGCTACAGTTCGAGGGCGTTACACGCGAATTAAACAGGGCAAAAGCAGTGTGGAATCAATATCATATATAA
- a CDS encoding ComEC/Rec2 family competence protein: MQFESSMFVAACWKRAPFLRLTVPFMAGISIQYNAPLPALSLYILILAAFAALLFIRLLPVAYRYHYSWASGIPVFILLYGSGAMLLVSAGIGQTDRDVSAWPDSAQYWLAKVEEPLQEKPRSRKTLLTVTAVYAQGRWRTSGGRLLAYFSKDSLSAGLMYGSVVLLSKRPVKITNSGNPGAFDYRQYCAAQQLYHQVFLKERDYRQLPRPQPRDLTACLLQARDFCLEQLKNRIGKGAEAGMAEALLIGYRQDLDPEVVNAYSNTGIVHIIAISGMHLALLYASLLWLLRWLPSHRAANIIRALLLLTVLWGFALLTGASASVLRAAVMFSGITAGNLLLGRKASTYNMLAASAFVLLCYHPWLVMDAGFQLSYLAVLSILLFYDAIYKLWRLQSWWAKPVWQLTALSLAAQILTLPVSVYYFHQFPVYFLPANLIAVPLSTVVIYGEILLLFLAPFDSLAGWVGMALRWLIYTMNMVVAWLGQLPFALVEGLQWSLLQTGCCYLLITGMAVWLSGRHRRGFWLALSACWIMMGDQAVRHIISRQRRQLIIYNVPGYTAIDCISQGKVQFMGHDSIWKMPAAKQLQAARAAMDVQPGMVADLEQRGRYLCVGRKQLVVLDSILPTLVPVQRLRVNYLLLNGNLNMKMDRVLAWYSADTVIFGGACPPFRIRRWAEACTSSGIPFYNIPEEGAFIMPF; the protein is encoded by the coding sequence ATGCAATTTGAATCATCCATGTTTGTCGCCGCATGTTGGAAACGTGCGCCCTTTCTGCGATTGACGGTCCCTTTTATGGCCGGCATCAGCATACAGTATAATGCGCCCCTCCCGGCATTGTCGCTGTATATCCTTATCCTGGCTGCATTTGCAGCTTTGTTGTTCATACGTTTGCTACCGGTTGCATACCGTTATCATTACTCGTGGGCGAGTGGTATTCCTGTTTTTATACTGCTATATGGCAGCGGGGCGATGTTGCTGGTTTCTGCCGGTATCGGGCAGACGGACAGGGACGTTTCCGCATGGCCTGACAGTGCGCAGTACTGGTTGGCAAAGGTAGAAGAACCTTTACAGGAAAAACCCCGTTCCCGGAAAACGCTGCTGACAGTAACTGCTGTATATGCTCAGGGCCGCTGGAGGACGTCCGGAGGACGTTTATTGGCCTATTTCAGCAAGGATAGCCTGTCAGCGGGATTGATGTATGGTTCAGTGGTATTGTTGTCAAAAAGGCCGGTTAAAATCACAAACAGCGGCAATCCCGGCGCATTCGATTACCGGCAGTATTGTGCTGCGCAGCAACTGTACCATCAGGTGTTCCTGAAAGAGCGCGACTACCGGCAGTTGCCCCGTCCGCAGCCGCGAGACCTCACCGCCTGCCTGCTACAGGCGAGGGATTTTTGCCTGGAGCAACTGAAAAACCGCATCGGGAAAGGTGCTGAAGCAGGTATGGCGGAAGCCTTGCTGATAGGCTACCGGCAGGACCTGGACCCGGAGGTGGTAAATGCCTATAGCAATACCGGCATTGTGCATATTATTGCGATCTCCGGGATGCATCTGGCTTTGCTGTATGCCTCCCTGCTATGGCTGCTGCGCTGGCTCCCGTCCCACAGGGCGGCGAACATCATACGGGCGCTGCTATTGTTAACTGTTTTATGGGGTTTTGCCCTGTTGACAGGCGCCTCTGCCTCCGTGCTCCGGGCAGCGGTGATGTTCTCCGGTATTACGGCCGGTAACCTGTTGCTCGGCAGGAAAGCCAGCACTTACAACATGCTGGCCGCCTCGGCATTTGTGCTGCTGTGTTATCATCCGTGGCTGGTCATGGATGCTGGTTTCCAGCTGTCCTATCTGGCGGTGCTTAGTATCCTGTTGTTTTATGACGCGATATACAAACTATGGCGGTTGCAATCGTGGTGGGCCAAGCCCGTCTGGCAGCTGACGGCGCTTTCGCTTGCTGCACAGATACTAACATTGCCGGTATCGGTCTACTATTTTCACCAGTTCCCGGTTTATTTCCTGCCGGCCAATCTGATAGCGGTACCGCTGTCTACCGTCGTGATATACGGGGAAATACTGCTGTTGTTCCTGGCTCCTTTTGATTCTTTGGCCGGATGGGTGGGAATGGCCCTGCGCTGGTTGATATACACGATGAATATGGTTGTGGCATGGTTGGGACAACTACCTTTTGCCCTGGTAGAGGGCCTGCAATGGAGCCTGTTGCAAACAGGCTGTTGTTATCTGCTGATCACAGGGATGGCAGTATGGCTGTCGGGCCGCCACCGTCGTGGCTTTTGGCTGGCATTGTCTGCCTGCTGGATAATGATGGGGGACCAGGCTGTCCGGCATATCATCAGCCGGCAGCGGAGGCAGCTCATCATCTATAACGTTCCCGGCTATACGGCAATAGACTGCATCAGTCAGGGAAAAGTGCAGTTCATGGGGCATGACAGCATCTGGAAAATGCCGGCAGCAAAACAATTACAGGCTGCCCGGGCTGCCATGGACGTACAACCGGGAATGGTGGCAGACTTAGAACAGCGTGGCCGCTATCTCTGCGTGGGCCGGAAACAACTGGTGGTGCTGGACAGCATATTGCCAACATTGGTACCTGTACAACGGTTGCGGGTAAACTATCTGTTGCTGAACGGGAATCTCAATATGAAGATGGACCGGGTACTGGCATGGTACAGCGCCGACACTGTTATTTTCGGCGGCGCCTGCCCGCCCTTTCGTATCCGACGCTGGGCTGAAGCCTGCACTTCTTCCGGGATACCGTTTTACAATATCCCGGAAGAAGGAGCATTCATCATGCCTTTCTGA
- a CDS encoding MFS transporter yields MLQNLSVPVIHKRGARIAVSALFFLTGLCFASWASRIPDIQQSMRLNDAGLGSVLLALPVGSLISLPVAGILVSRFGSKQVLLIAAVAYAAILPVLGLATAPWELISFLVFFGFCGNLANIAVNTQAVAVEAMYGRSIMASFHGLWSVAGFTGAAIGATMSGLHVPPVYHFLLITGISWTLVLLTMRHIVQQDTNVQANQPLFVKPDLFLLTLGIIAMCSMICEGTMFDWSGVYFRRVVKVEEGLGGAGYAAFMGTMASGRFVADWVITRLGTRKVLIISGALTAAGLLIAVVFPYLVSAMLGFMLVGAGVSAVVPLVYSAAGKSKVLSPGMALAAVSTIGYLGFLFGPPLIGFVAQATSLAVSFSLIAVMGATIAVMSTRIKV; encoded by the coding sequence ATGTTACAGAATTTGTCAGTACCGGTGATACATAAGAGAGGCGCCCGCATTGCGGTAAGCGCATTGTTTTTTCTGACCGGTTTGTGTTTTGCCAGTTGGGCATCACGTATCCCGGACATACAGCAGTCCATGCGTCTAAATGATGCAGGGCTGGGCAGCGTTTTGCTGGCATTGCCTGTCGGATCGCTGATTTCACTGCCGGTGGCAGGTATCCTGGTTTCGCGCTTCGGCAGCAAACAGGTGCTGCTGATCGCTGCGGTGGCCTATGCTGCTATTTTACCGGTACTGGGACTGGCGACGGCTCCCTGGGAACTGATCTCCTTTCTCGTGTTTTTCGGTTTCTGCGGCAACCTGGCCAACATTGCGGTCAACACGCAGGCAGTGGCAGTGGAAGCGATGTATGGCCGTTCTATTATGGCTTCCTTTCACGGGCTATGGAGCGTGGCCGGTTTTACCGGTGCGGCTATTGGCGCCACTATGAGCGGACTGCACGTTCCGCCGGTATATCATTTTCTGCTGATCACCGGTATTTCATGGACACTGGTGTTGCTGACCATGCGGCATATTGTGCAACAGGACACCAACGTACAGGCCAATCAGCCACTGTTTGTCAAGCCAGATCTTTTCCTGTTGACACTGGGCATTATTGCCATGTGTTCCATGATATGCGAGGGGACTATGTTTGACTGGAGCGGTGTGTATTTCCGCCGGGTTGTGAAAGTTGAGGAAGGGCTGGGGGGCGCTGGTTATGCGGCCTTTATGGGCACGATGGCGTCGGGCCGTTTTGTGGCTGACTGGGTGATAACGCGGTTGGGTACACGAAAAGTGCTGATCATCAGCGGAGCGCTTACTGCCGCCGGGTTGCTGATAGCAGTGGTTTTTCCTTACCTGGTAAGTGCCATGCTGGGCTTCATGCTGGTGGGCGCAGGTGTTTCAGCGGTCGTACCGCTGGTATACAGTGCCGCCGGCAAGTCAAAAGTATTGTCGCCCGGGATGGCGCTGGCAGCGGTTTCCACGATTGGTTACCTTGGCTTCCTGTTTGGTCCGCCGCTGATTGGTTTTGTGGCGCAGGCCACCAGCCTGGCGGTATCCTTCTCGCTGATTGCCGTGATGGGCGCCACTATCGCCGTTATGTCCACCCGTATCAAAGTATAA
- a CDS encoding DeoR/GlpR family DNA-binding transcription regulator, whose amino-acid sequence MLKEERLDYILKKLQTDQKVLQTELSSDLQVSEDTVRRDLESLAQSGQLIKVRGGAIPHSPNPYSFKERIERHAADKQHMAVKALRLLHDGQTVLMDGGTSTLALVKILPPNLRLTIITNSVPIVTHLIEHPTIEVIFTGGRIGKNSQTATGMDTIRTLQKIRADLAFVGICSLHPEAGVTGLDLEEADVKSVMVEAANKIVALATSDKMDTAEPFKVCEITGIDVIVTDKPELPLFKPYQDLGIQVI is encoded by the coding sequence ATGCTGAAAGAGGAAAGACTTGATTATATATTAAAGAAGCTGCAGACGGACCAGAAGGTATTGCAGACAGAACTGAGTTCTGACCTGCAGGTATCAGAAGATACGGTAAGACGTGACCTGGAATCGCTGGCACAAAGCGGACAGTTGATCAAGGTGAGAGGTGGCGCTATCCCGCACTCCCCCAATCCCTATTCCTTCAAAGAGAGGATCGAGCGGCATGCGGCCGATAAACAACATATGGCCGTTAAAGCCCTGAGATTGCTGCATGACGGGCAAACGGTACTGATGGACGGAGGTACTTCCACACTGGCGTTAGTGAAAATATTACCCCCCAATTTGCGGCTGACCATCATTACTAACAGTGTTCCCATCGTTACCCATTTAATAGAGCACCCCACCATCGAAGTGATATTTACCGGCGGCCGCATCGGTAAAAACTCACAGACCGCCACGGGCATGGACACCATCCGCACTTTACAGAAGATACGGGCAGACCTGGCTTTTGTGGGTATCTGCAGCCTGCACCCGGAAGCTGGCGTAACTGGCCTGGACCTTGAGGAAGCAGATGTGAAAAGTGTAATGGTGGAAGCGGCCAACAAAATTGTGGCGTTGGCCACCAGCGATAAAATGGATACGGCGGAACCGTTCAAGGTCTGTGAGATCACCGGCATTGACGTGATCGTGACCGACAAGCCCGAATTGCCTTTATTTAAACCTTATCAGGACCTGGGCATCCAGGTGATATAA
- the purH gene encoding bifunctional phosphoribosylaminoimidazolecarboxamide formyltransferase/IMP cyclohydrolase, translated as MQKQIKSALISVFYKDNLENIVKKLGEQGVTIYSTGGTQKFIEEQGVKCVAVEDLTAYPSILGGRVKTLHPKVFGGILARRENPQDLEQLKQYEIPEIDLVIVDLYPFEETVKNTTEEQAIIEKIDIGGVSLIRAAGKNFKDVVIVASKDQYADLEKVLTENNGATSLQDRRNFAAKAFEVCAHYDVAISQYFLNNEPGDYFQVSVPQGQVNRYGENPHQRGIFYGNLNDIFNKLHGKELSFNNLVDVDAACQLIQEFTETTFAVIKHTNVCGIASRPTLKEAWDAALAGDKESAFGGVLVCNQPIDKTTAEAINEIFFEILIAPGFDAEALTVLQAKKNRILLEQKQPVKSKYMFKNVLNGVLLQDSDNGNYKEWNDVGAQAATAAQRADLEFANIVCKHLKSNAIALVKDKQLIGKGCGQTSRIDALRHAIEKAGQFSFGLKGAVMASDAFFPFDDCVRIAHEQGIEAVIQPGGSVRDNDSVEFCKQHGMAMVMTGMRHFRH; from the coding sequence ATGCAAAAGCAAATTAAATCAGCGTTGATCTCCGTTTTCTATAAAGATAACCTGGAGAACATTGTTAAAAAATTAGGTGAACAAGGTGTGACCATCTATTCTACTGGTGGTACCCAAAAATTCATTGAGGAACAAGGTGTAAAATGTGTGGCAGTAGAAGATCTGACTGCTTATCCGTCTATCCTGGGCGGTCGTGTGAAAACACTGCATCCTAAAGTATTTGGTGGTATCCTGGCCCGCCGCGAAAATCCCCAGGACCTGGAACAGCTGAAACAATACGAGATCCCGGAAATTGACCTGGTGATCGTTGATCTGTACCCGTTTGAAGAAACTGTGAAAAACACGACTGAAGAACAGGCCATCATCGAAAAGATCGACATCGGCGGCGTATCGCTGATCCGTGCTGCCGGTAAGAACTTCAAAGATGTGGTGATTGTGGCTTCCAAAGATCAGTACGCCGACCTGGAAAAAGTGCTGACAGAAAACAACGGCGCCACTTCCCTGCAGGACCGCAGAAACTTTGCTGCTAAGGCATTTGAAGTATGTGCCCACTATGACGTGGCCATCTCCCAATATTTCCTGAACAACGAACCCGGTGATTACTTCCAGGTGTCCGTTCCGCAGGGCCAGGTGAACCGTTATGGTGAAAACCCGCATCAGCGTGGTATTTTCTACGGTAACCTGAACGATATTTTCAACAAACTGCATGGCAAGGAGCTTTCCTTCAACAACCTGGTAGACGTAGATGCGGCCTGCCAGCTGATCCAGGAGTTTACTGAAACCACCTTTGCCGTTATCAAACATACCAACGTATGTGGCATCGCTTCCCGTCCTACCCTGAAAGAAGCCTGGGACGCAGCATTGGCTGGTGATAAGGAAAGTGCTTTTGGGGGCGTACTGGTATGTAACCAGCCCATTGACAAAACCACAGCGGAAGCCATCAACGAAATCTTCTTTGAAATCCTGATCGCTCCCGGTTTTGATGCAGAGGCCCTCACAGTATTGCAGGCCAAGAAAAACCGTATCCTGCTGGAACAAAAACAGCCGGTGAAAAGCAAGTACATGTTCAAAAACGTACTGAACGGCGTACTGCTGCAGGACAGTGACAACGGGAACTATAAAGAGTGGAATGATGTAGGCGCCCAGGCAGCTACCGCTGCACAAAGAGCCGATCTGGAGTTTGCCAATATCGTGTGCAAGCACCTGAAGTCCAACGCTATCGCGCTGGTGAAAGACAAACAACTGATTGGTAAAGGCTGTGGCCAGACTTCCCGTATCGATGCGCTGCGTCATGCTATTGAAAAAGCCGGCCAGTTCAGCTTCGGACTGAAAGGTGCTGTGATGGCTTCCGACGCCTTCTTCCCATTCGATGATTGCGTACGCATTGCACATGAACAGGGAATTGAAGCTGTTATCCAGCCCGGTGGTTCCGTTCGCGACAACGATTCTGTAGAATTCTGCAAACAACACGGTATGGCCATGGTAATGACCGGTATGCGTCATTTCCGCCACTAA
- a CDS encoding RNA polymerase sigma factor — protein sequence MQDTADADLVREYQTSGNLELLAALYQRYMNLVYGVCLQYFDEEGSKDAVMQIFEELIDKLKRHEVQNFKSWLHVLSRNHCLMKLRSMKNKESLQVTIEDDSPLMENGELAHHDHEVTLEDNLQSMEKCLETLPEEQKRSVNLFYLEEKSYREVAALTGYEMNKVKSYIQNGKRNLKICMEQQQHA from the coding sequence ATGCAGGATACAGCAGATGCGGACCTTGTCCGGGAGTACCAGACTTCCGGCAATCTGGAGCTGCTGGCTGCCCTCTACCAGCGTTATATGAACCTGGTATATGGTGTATGCCTGCAATATTTTGATGAAGAAGGCAGTAAGGACGCCGTTATGCAGATCTTCGAGGAACTGATCGACAAGCTGAAGCGGCATGAAGTACAGAACTTTAAAAGCTGGCTGCATGTTTTGTCGAGGAACCACTGCCTGATGAAGCTCCGGTCCATGAAAAACAAGGAATCGCTGCAGGTAACCATCGAAGATGATTCCCCCCTTATGGAAAACGGAGAATTGGCGCATCATGACCACGAAGTCACGCTGGAAGACAATCTCCAGTCCATGGAAAAATGCCTGGAGACCTTGCCAGAAGAGCAAAAACGCAGCGTCAACCTGTTTTACCTGGAGGAAAAAAGCTACCGGGAGGTAGCTGCGCTCACCGGGTATGAGATGAATAAGGTGAAAAGCTATATCCAGAACGGAAAGCGGAATCTTAAAATTTGTATGGAGCAACAACAACATGCCTGA
- a CDS encoding 5' nucleotidase, NT5C type: MARIAIDMDNVMADIYSHYLSYYEAANGIKLDPQSLHGIPEGEILPDGSVRKFLLTPGFFRTAPVMPGSQEVIKALMEKYEVFIVSAAMEFPQSLREKLEWLHEHFPFISWHNIVLCGSKTIVNADIMIDDYDKNLRHFKGRQLLFTAPHNVHLTDYERVHNWEEVAAALEVEVPAARV; the protein is encoded by the coding sequence ATGGCAAGAATAGCAATAGACATGGACAATGTAATGGCGGACATCTACAGCCATTATTTATCATATTATGAAGCGGCGAACGGAATTAAGCTGGACCCGCAGTCGTTACACGGCATACCGGAAGGCGAAATACTGCCCGATGGCAGCGTACGGAAGTTTTTACTTACGCCGGGATTTTTCCGGACCGCGCCGGTGATGCCGGGCAGCCAGGAGGTGATCAAGGCCCTGATGGAGAAGTACGAGGTATTTATTGTGTCAGCGGCGATGGAGTTTCCACAGTCGCTCAGGGAAAAGCTGGAATGGCTGCATGAACATTTTCCATTCATCAGTTGGCACAATATTGTGCTCTGCGGTTCCAAAACCATTGTCAATGCCGATATCATGATTGATGATTACGACAAGAATCTGCGTCATTTTAAAGGAAGACAGTTGTTGTTTACAGCTCCGCACAATGTTCATCTGACAGATTACGAGCGCGTACACAACTGGGAAGAAGTAGCAGCAGCTTTGGAAGTAGAGGTACCGGCTGCCCGGGTATAA